Proteins encoded in a region of the Deltaproteobacteria bacterium genome:
- a CDS encoding DUF1565 domain-containing protein — MKRLVLVVSCFLVLALGGSGWADVWYVKPDGSDFNDGQSWATAVQSVQSAINLAGEGDEVWIAAGTYQLQTYVYVSKAVAIYGGFNGTETEREQRDWAKNVTTLDGNQKTLCFYVTADATIDGLTIINGYSLSNGGGIRNYRSSPSISNCTFHQNKSGYHGGGIVNYYYASPTITNCSFYGNEANYDGGGIYNFIWSSPTIVNSTFHGNAANRYGGAMYNYYYSSPTVTNCTFFENTAGASGGGMYNDAYSSPVVTNTILWGDTAPADGEIHAGATSYPDVAYSDIQGGYSGLGNIDADPGFLDPENGDFHLAAESVCIDVGDPEAPSLPETDFEGDPRIVGDMPDMGVDEFVPVQEEGGLGAYVLYGDEMVRLRGIADSKGNVGSNQKITITRGCSGILEGDLTALDKIRVMGSITIDGDVLTNDEVRVYKHAKLNVTGTVTEGEEAGLSAIDLPELDFSAGGENIRVKRNHTLNLPEGSYGTVRVKRGATLRLSSGVYNMRRLYLYRGATLSVDLSGGPVTINVVKRLRIGMRARVNIESGSTRDVTFNVLGSTGRCRRDRIRIAPFAEFRGTLVAPRSRVRLGFRSELEGAVYAKRIYVSWRARFNPHAD, encoded by the coding sequence ATGAAACGTCTCGTTTTGGTGGTTTCATGCTTCCTCGTTCTCGCCCTCGGAGGCAGCGGTTGGGCCGATGTCTGGTACGTAAAGCCCGACGGTTCCGACTTCAATGATGGACAGAGTTGGGCCACGGCGGTCCAGAGCGTCCAGAGCGCGATAAATCTGGCCGGTGAAGGAGACGAGGTCTGGATCGCAGCGGGTACATACCAGCTCCAAACCTATGTCTATGTCAGCAAGGCCGTGGCCATATACGGCGGATTCAACGGCACGGAAACCGAGCGAGAGCAAAGGGACTGGGCCAAGAATGTCACTACCCTCGATGGGAACCAAAAGACTCTTTGTTTCTACGTGACGGCCGATGCCACGATAGATGGATTGACCATCATCAATGGATACAGCCTATCCAACGGCGGCGGTATCCGGAACTACCGCTCCTCTCCCAGCATTTCCAACTGCACCTTCCACCAGAACAAGTCAGGGTACCACGGCGGAGGGATCGTAAACTACTACTACGCGTCTCCGACCATTACAAATTGTAGCTTCTATGGAAATGAAGCAAACTACGACGGCGGCGGGATCTACAATTTCATATGGTCCTCGCCGACGATAGTCAACTCGACTTTCCACGGTAATGCGGCCAATCGGTATGGCGGGGCGATGTACAACTACTATTACTCCTCCCCCACTGTTACCAACTGCACCTTCTTTGAAAATACTGCTGGTGCGAGCGGCGGTGGGATGTACAACGATGCCTATTCGTCCCCTGTAGTCACCAACACGATTCTCTGGGGAGACACAGCGCCGGCCGACGGTGAGATTCACGCCGGTGCTACAAGTTACCCGGACGTCGCCTATTCAGATATCCAGGGGGGGTACTCCGGCCTGGGCAACATCGATGCGGATCCTGGATTCCTTGACCCGGAAAACGGCGATTTCCATCTTGCAGCAGAATCGGTTTGCATAGATGTGGGGGACCCGGAGGCGCCGTCTCTTCCAGAGACGGACTTCGAAGGGGATCCTCGCATCGTCGGGGATATGCCCGACATGGGAGTGGATGAGTTTGTCCCGGTCCAGGAAGAGGGCGGTCTCGGGGCCTATGTCCTCTATGGCGATGAGATGGTCAGGCTACGGGGGATCGCGGACTCCAAGGGAAACGTCGGTTCGAATCAAAAAATCACGATCACGCGGGGATGCTCCGGTATACTCGAAGGGGACCTCACGGCTTTGGACAAGATCAGGGTCATGGGTTCGATTACCATTGACGGGGACGTCCTCACCAATGATGAGGTCCGTGTATACAAGCACGCGAAACTGAATGTGACAGGGACCGTGACAGAGGGTGAAGAGGCAGGTCTTTCGGCGATCGACCTGCCGGAACTCGACTTCAGCGCCGGTGGAGAGAACATAAGGGTCAAGAGAAACCACACCCTGAACCTGCCCGAGGGGTCTTACGGGACCGTAAGGGTGAAGCGGGGAGCCACTCTCCGCCTCTCGAGCGGTGTCTACAACATGCGCAGGCTCTATCTCTATCGGGGCGCCACTCTGTCGGTCGATCTTTCAGGCGGCCCTGTCACCATAAACGTAGTAAAGAGGCTGCGGATCGGCATGCGGGCCAGGGTCAACATCGAATCAGGCTCGACAAGAGACGTGACCTTCAACGTGCTCGGCAGCACAGGAAGATGTAGAAGGGATAGAATCAGAATCGCCCCCTTTGCAGAGTTCAGGGGCACGCTCGTGGCGCCGCGTTCCAGAGTGAGGCTTGGTTTTCGGAGCGAACTCGAGGGTGCGGTCTATGCCAAGAGGATCTATGTAAGCTGGAGGGCGCGTTTCAACCCCCATGCCGACTAG